A stretch of Miscanthus floridulus cultivar M001 chromosome 13, ASM1932011v1, whole genome shotgun sequence DNA encodes these proteins:
- the LOC136499898 gene encoding uncharacterized protein — protein sequence MAKTLRDYSTPAIANVPVGPTINVRNRNFELRTGLIMMVQANQFHGLPSEDTNAHLQHFLELCGTIIIKDVAPESLRLCLLPFSLSGKAKQWIYKEKEAIKTWDKCFMVFLAKFFPIGKTNALRGCISNFQQSSMETIPEA from the coding sequence ATGGCCAAGACCCTCCGCGACTACTCCACCCCCGCTATTGCCAACGTGCCCGTTGGGCCCACTATCAACGTTAGGAATAGGAACTTCGAGCTCCGTACTGGCCTCATcatgatggtgcaggcaaaccaattccatggtttgccaaGCGAGGACACGAACgcgcatctccaacacttcctcgaATTGTGCGGCACGATCATCATCAAGGACGTCGCACCTGAGAGCCTTAGGCTCTGCTTGCTTCCCTTCTCTCTCTCGGGGAAGGCGAAGCAGTGGATTTACAAGGAAAAGGAAGCTATCAAGACATGGGACAAATGTTTCATGGTGTTTCTCGCCAAGTTCTTCCCCATAGGtaaaaccaatgccctgaggggaTGCATTTCAAACTTCCAGCAAAGCTCCATGGAGACCATTCCTGAGGCGTAG